GTGCCAGTAATTGTTGGGTAATCAGGGCAATTTGGTTTTTCTGCTGTTCGATCTCAGCTTTTTGGCGGTTGATTTGGTCGGCTTCCGCCTTTAAGTTTTTCAAAATTTGCTGGTCGGCTTGAAACACCAATTTGATCTGGCGACGCCGGTCGGAAAATTGACTGAGATTTTGGCTGGAAAGCAGCATTCCCCATCCTTGGTGAGAGAGCTGCTGGCGTTGCAGGAAACGCAAACGGGCGACGGTAGCGGCTTGCTTTTGTTGATAAGAGCGTTCTGCGATCGCTAGATCCTCTTGCAACGCCTTTAAGCCCTGAGTGGCTCGTTGTAATTGGTACTGATAGTCATTCAGCTGGGTGCCCGTTAGTTCCAGGTTTTGCTGCAAGCCACTGAGTGTTCCCTGAGCGGCTTTCTGGAGTTTTGATAAGCGATCGCGTTCTTTAGAATAATTAGACCGCTGCCGATCCAGTTGTTGCTGCATCTGTCGCAGCGTTTCTACTGTGACGGGTGACGGCGAAGGTAAATCTTCAGCTAGCACCGGCATCACTAGCAAAAACCAAAGGAAAATTAGGCAACAAACAACCGGCAACCGGCACTGATGCCAAATATTTTTCCTTTTTGCTGAAAATGGTGCTTTCATCCTTTCAAACTCAGTCGTGCCAAAACGCCGAATTTCATCATGATGCCACCAGAAATTTTATTCACCTAATATTTCAGTGCCCCTTTCCACCCCTCTCCACGCCCAACCCTCACCGAAAAGCACAGAGGGGTTGGGCGTGAGGTGTTCTCACCATGAACAATTATCCGGGCTTGATAGGACTGCAAGCTGCGGCAGTTTAACAATTTAGCATTTAGCTAGAGGATCGATGTTGGACACTGGCAACGATTTGTTTTGACAACCGAATCAGCTGATAAGCACCGGATGCGCCTAAATTTTGGTATTGATTGGGCTGTAGTTTGGATTTCTCTAAATATTTAGGCTCGGTCAAAATCAGTACCGAAGGTGGCTTGGCCTGAGTCGCCGCGATCGCTTCAATATATTCCATTGCCGAGGCAACTTTGGCAAAGTAATTCACCGGGCGCTGCGTGTAAAATACGACACTCGGTTTTTTGAAACCAATCATCAATATGGCTTCCCCTGGCTGCTGGACTTGGGCGATTCGTGCCGATAATTCCCGCAGCGGCAACTGACGGGCTTGATCCATCATGAAGTAGGCAGGTGTGATCGTAAAGATGATAAAAGCCATAAATCCGATTAGATTCGGACTCCACAGCCAACGCCACCGCCGTCGTTTCAGCAGTAACAGCCCTGCCCAAATAGCGGTTGCCCCCCAGATGATGCCTCCCCGCACCGTCAAACCGGAGCGTTGAACCATTTGGCGCAGATCGGGCACAGCAGGGTCATACCCTAAGAAGTTTGGGCTGTATAGAATCGCACCTGCCAAAACTGATAAAAACACCACATTGACAACGCCACTCCAAAAGAAAGGACGGAGGAATGAGGACTGAGTGGGGAATTCTCCTTCTGGCTGGTTAACTGCTAATTCTTGAGTACTGACTTCTTCTTCCTCAGTCCTCAGTCCTTTCACCCCAGTCCTCAATTGATCGCTGAACAAAAGTGCCACCAGAATTCCTGCGGCTGGCATTAAAGGCAGCACATAGCTGGGGAGTTTTGTCACTGCAACGGTGAAGAAGCCAAAGATCCCGGCAAACCAAAACAGAGCAAATAAACCTAAATGAGTGGAACGGGGGGAGTCCCGCCATTTGCCACACTGCCAAAAGCGGAGACGGGCAATCGCGACCGGCAAATAAATCGACCAAGGCGCAAAACCCAGCAGCACCACTAGGAAGTAAAAATACCAGGGTGCCCAGTGGTGATTGACAACGCCTGTGAAGCGTTCCAAGTTGTGATAGCCAAAAAACTTATTAACGTAGTTTTCGCCGTTCCGTAAAATCACCAAAACATACCAAGGCACTGCCAAAACCAACACCAGTGCCAAGCCCCGAATCGGGAACATCTCCCGTAACACTTCCTGAGCCTTGCCCAGGTAAAGTAGAAAAGCCCCAATAATCAGAACGGGTAAGACAATGCCGACCGGCCCTTTTGTCAAAATCGCCAACGCAACTAGCACGTAGAAAGCGAGATACCAACGAGTTTGGAGCGCGGGTTGGTTGGTGTTGACATAGCCAAGAAAAAAAGAAAGTAGCGCACAACCCACGCAGCCGGTTAGCAGCATATCTGAGACGCCTGTGCGTCCCCAGACAATCATTTCTGGATTCAGCGCGATCGCAGCCGCACCCAGCAAAGCCGATAGCCACAACTGACGCCGCCGCGTCCCCTCCCTGGCTTGCCCCGTCACCGCACTAGGAGAAGGAAGCCCATAGTAGCGCAACGTATAGAAGCCTAATCCTGTCACCGCGATCGCAGACAGCGCCGAAGGCAATCGCACCGCCCATTCATTGACGCCAATCAGTTTATAAGCGATCGCCATCAGCCAGTAAACTAACGGCGGCTTATCAAAGCGCGTCTCTCCATTAAAATACGGTGTAATCCAATCTCCCGTCACCGTCATCTGGCGGGCAGCTTCAGCAAACAGCGGCTCAGTTTCATCAACCAGACCGATATTCCCTAAATTCCACACAAAAGCCACCAAGCAAACCACCAGCACCCACAGAATCGATAAACTCCAGGCAATGCTGGGATGCTTCTCCCAAGATTTCCACCAACTTCTAACCGTTCGATTAACCCTAAATTTCATGAACCCCCGAACCGTCCGTCAGTAATGGGCAACCTCAAAAGGCATTTTCCCAGACCTTAATCTAGCTGGAAATGCGACGCCAGCGCACCCATTGCAGGATGTCATCACTCCCGCCTACCCAGCAGCATTTCCTGACTCTGGCAAAACCTACGAGTTCCCTAAATTATTCGTGGTTGATGGGTAATGGGTAAGGAATCATGGGTGAATAGCACTGACACAAGAAGACGCAAGGAGCCGGGAAATCAATTTCGAGAGCGAGAAGCTAAAGTAAGCTAAAGCCTACTGCTAAGCCTTTGAACCCGTTTCAATGGGTTGCGATCTTTTCGCCCAAACTGCCCAAACTTTAGTTTAGGGCTGAAGTCAGCGGCCTTCAGTTATGGATAATTCGTCCGTAGAAGAGAAAAACAACTGACTGCTGACTGCTGACTCTGAACAAACCCTAAGACTGCAAAACCAGTTGCCATTCTGATACCTGAGCATTCCACACAGGCAGAGGCGTCTCACCCACAACATACGGCCCCCAATACCGGCGGGAACCATCTTGGGCAAATGCCACCAAAATATCCCCCTTTTTTAGCTGTACATCCCCTCCAGGCAGGGATAAAGTGACGCCTTGGCTGCCCCCTTCTCCTGGGGCAAAATCCCAGTGTGCTGGCTCCCCATAAGATGTCGTTGGTGGCTGATAAGTCAGCAACGCCAGCCGTAGCGGATATTCCGTTTGATTCGTCACCCGTAAAGACCCTTGACGAGTTGCAATTAGCGGTCTTGGTCGATCGTCTGTGGGTGACGCAACTGGTGTAGAATTGGGCAGTTTTCCCGCACCAGGAGTATTTTCCCGTAGTGAAGCGTTCGTTTTTGAGAGCAACGAGGCATTTAACTTGGCTGGATTGAGTTCCACCCGCTCCTGAAGCAGTCCCAGCCCTAACCCGATGAGTCCTAAAAGCACAGCAATTAGAACCCCAGGGTAAACCTTTAAAATCATAAGCTTTTGGATATTCTTTCAGGAGTTTACCTCCCTTAAGGGCGAAAAAGCCCAGCTAAAGACAGACTCTTCTGGTAAGCGATCGCGCCAATCACCATTTTTCATCTACGCCACAAAACGAGAATCTTTGGTGACGCTTCTAAGCACTCCGCAAACGATGTTTCCCACCCCTACAACACTTTTGAAAAAGCTGCCTTGAGCGGAATCTCAATCATAAACTCCGTCCCTTGTCCTGGCTCTGAAATACAGCTCAACTGCCCACCATGTTTATCTACAACAATCTGGTAGCTGATAGATAACCCTAGCCCCGTCCCCTTGCCTACCGGCTTCGTTGTAAAGAAGGATTCAAACAAACGTTGCCGCACTTTTTCCGGCATCCCTGGCCCATTGTCAGCAATCCGAATCGCTACTTTCTCACCATTGATTACTTCCGTGTGAATCCGAATCTTCGGTAAGGGATTATTCGCACTTTCGGAGCGATTATTTATCCCCCGTGCCCCCGTAATCATTAGCTCATCGATTGCATCAATTGCATTTGCCATAATATTCATAAAAACCTGATTGAGTTGTCCGGCATAACATTCCACTAAAGGCAACTCACCATACTCTTTCACTAGCTCAATTGCCGGACGCTCCGCGTTCGCTTTCAGACGATGCTGTAGAATCATCAACGTGCTGTCTAAACCAGCGTGAATGTCCGCAGGTTTTGCGGTTGTTTCGTCAATTCGCGAGAAATTGCGTAACGACTGCATGATCTCTCGAATTCGATCAGTTCCTACTTTCATCGAAGTGAGCAATTTAGGCAAATCTTCTATCAGATAATCTAGTTCGATTGTCTCAACTTCCTCTTCAATCTCGGCAGGCGCATTGGGAAAATGTTGCTGATAAAGATTAACTAAGTTGATTAAATCGTGTACATATCCAGAAGCATGATGCAGATTACCGGAAATAAACCCGACTGGATTATTGACTTCATGGGCTATCCCCGCAACCATTTGTCCTAAACTAGATATTTTTTCAGTTTGAACTAATTGAGTCTGAGTTTGTTGCAACTGGTGAAGAGCTTGTTCTAGTTCCTGAGTTTTTTGGGATAAAGCGCTATTCTTAATTTCCAGTTCGTGAGAGTAATTTTGCAGATTTTTGTAAAGTTGGGCATTCTCTATTGAAATGGCGACTTGGGATGTCAATACTTTTAGAACTTCTAGGCGTTCTGAGGTAAAAACTCCTTGAGTTAAGTCATTTTCTAAGTAAAAAATTCCCGTCAACTGTCTTTTGTGAAAAATAGGAAACCCTAAGATAGACTTAGGTTGGTTCTTCTGAATGTATGGATCATTAATAAAGAGTCCTTCTGTAGTTGCGGAGTCTAAAACTACTGTTTTTTTAGTTCTTTCGATGTAGTGAATCAGCGAAATCGGTAAATCATCACAACTTTCAAGGGGAATTGAGGGCAAAACCGAACAACTTTGTTTACCCAAAAGTTTTTTAGCAACTAGCAACCATTGATTTGATTCTTTTAACAGAAGAATCCCTTTTCGCGCCCCGGCAGTCTCAACCAAGATATGGATCAATTTTTCTAGCAATTGTTCGAGAACAATTTCTGATGAAATCGCTATCGATGCCTTTACAATTGCTGCCAAATCTAGTGCAGCAGAACCTGTTCCTGTTGTGGAGGTTGTCGTCAGAGTTCTCTCAATGCTAATCGTTTCTCTAACCAGGAGCCGGGAGAAAAACTCAGCATATCTTGATTCTAAATCTTTAGATTTTGCCGTTGCTCCCCACCGAATAAAGGTATAGTATGCTTCAGTTAAATAAAACTGAGCTAGCTTCTCTCTACCAAGCGAGAAATAAAACTCTGCCGTCAATTCATTAGCCAGTGCTTCTTCTTGGGTATATCCTTGCTGTTTGGCTCCTTTAATGCTGAGGTCATACAACTCCATCGCGCTAGAAGTTTGTTTTAATATCCGCGCCTTTTCTGCCTCCACTAGATCGTATTTATGCTGATAATTCATTGGCGCGTGGTACGCCCAGTGTTTCATATTTTCCTGGTTGGCATTTACTTTATCGAGGTATTGTTGTTTCTCGGTATCATTAACTTGGGGACAATGAGCTAAAAGAGCCAAAGAATGGTAGAAATTAAGTACAGCAACCTGCATAAAACCAAAAGCAGATCCAGCTTGCTCTGTGGCTAAAGCTGCGCTAGCGATCGCGCCCTCGTAATCTTTAAATTGATACAGAAGAATTGTCTTAGCAACATAGGCAACAAATAAGCCAGTGCCCCCTTTCGATTCAATTAACTGGGGCAAGGTTTCGGCTTCATTAAAACTTTCCCCGATCAATAGAAGTTTATCCGCAGCTTTACCTTGAAAATTTAATCCCAGTTGTCTCCAGATATTCGCAAAATGGATACCCGTTGGCAGGTTTATCTTTACAAGTACCTCAATGTAAGGGGCTTGTTGCTGCACGATAGAATCTAAGCGATCGCCCGTAAAATATAAGTATCCGCAAAAGTTAGCGCCACAATAACTCGCCCATTCAATATCTCCCGTTTCCAAGCCGCTTTGAAGCCCTTGTTGGAAGTAAACAACACTATTTTTAGCATGTTCTTTCCACGGTCTAATATTAGCGTTAAACAAGTTATAGACTTTCGCCTTGAGTTCTTTAGCATCAAATTGTTCTAGAAGCTTTAATGCCAATTTACCCGCATGATATCCAGCATCTATCTTTCCAAGCCCTGACAACAACAAGCCATAAAAACCATAAGCGAAAGCAGATAGCGCCGAATTACCATGTTCAATACAGAGATTAATCATAGTTAATATTATCTGCGGAAAAATCTCTGGCTTTGCCATGAAAACAGGCGCACAAATCGTTTTTAAAATTCGCAATCCCGCTAGTTTCTCCGGATCTGTCATTGCGGGGATCTTGTCTAAGTCTGCGACTCCGGGCAACTCAACAACCAAGCTCTCGTCGCTTGTTAACGTTACGAGAGTAATTCCCAGCCGTTCCAAAACTTGTAGCCCTGTATCGACGGCTTTAACCATCTGAAATTGACAGATATAAATCTGGATTTGTAGCTCGTTTACCTTTACTTCGTCGATTAAACTTGTAGCTTGTTCTAGGGCAACTTCAGCTAAAGTAGCCGCCTGCTCAAAGTTGATATTTAAGTATTCTGCTTCCGCCGACTCAAGATGAAGTGTGAGCGTTAAATCATAGTGGCTTTGCCAGCTATTTTCAGTAAGCAGTCTTAACCCTGCGGTTAAGTATCTAGCAGAAGCTTCATAAGCCGATGCTGCTTTGGCTTTTTTCCCAGCCATCAGATTGAGTTGGGCAAGTTCATCTTTGTCTGCTTGGTTAACAAGCAACTCCACCCCGATATTGAGCTGGTTGACAATATCAAAAACATTCTCTTCCAGCGCATATTTAGCTGTTTTATGTAACAACTGCTGACCAATTTTTAGGTGAGTTGATTTTTTCCGCTCTTCCGGAATCAAAGAATAAGCCGCCTGCTGCACCCGGTCGTGTAAAAATTTATAACTAATCCTGATATCTTCTATCAGGAAATCTCCTTTTTCTGATTGGTCAAAAAATAGAGGGATCTTATAAGTATTGCTCAAAGGTAAAACTAAACCAGCCTGAAGCGCCTCCCACAAATCGTCAGCAGTATTGATTAAAGATTGCTCATTGACAATGGATAGAGCCTCTAAGGTAAATTGGTTTCCAATGCAAGCAGCTAATTTTAGGACTTCCTGGGTTTTTTCCGACAATTTTTGAATATTTCTGGCAACCAGTTCGACGACGTTATAATCTGTAATTCCAATCTTTTGGATTTTCTCAAGATTCCAGAGCCAGCGACTTTCAACAAAGTCAAAGTGTAAAAAGCATTCAGAGTGAAGCGTCTGAAGTAGTTGTGTTAAAAAGAAGGGATTGCCTTGAGTTTTATGAAAAACAAGCTCAGAAACTTCCTTCGATCTTTCGGTTTCTTGAAGGGTATCAGCTACTAATTGATAGACATTTTCAATATCCAAAGGACGAAGAAGAATGTTATTGACAACTGCCTCTGTTTTTTTAAGTTCGTCTAAAGCCAGCATCAACGGATGAGTTTGACTAACTTCGTTATCTCGATAGGCTCCAATCATTAACAGATATTGACTGCCGGGTTCAGTCATCAGCAGTTGGATTAATTTTAAGGAAGCTGAATCTACCCACTGTAAGTCATCTAAGAAAATAACTAACGGATGTTCTGGCTTTGTAAAGACATGAATAAACTGTTGGAACACCCGGTTGAATCGATTTTGAGATTCACTGGGTTCTAGTTGCGGAACTTCTGGCTGAACTCCAGTAATTAGCTCGACTTCGGGTATAACATCAATAACGATCTTACCTTGCGCTCCCAAAGCATTTTCTATCTTTTCCTTCCAAAAAACTATCTGTTCCTGACTTTCCGTTAATAGTTGTCGGATTAATTCTTGCAAAGCTTGAATTAGAGCAGCATAAGGAATATTTCGCTTAAACTGGTCAAACTTACCCGCAATAAAATATCCATGCTGGCGCACAACGGGTTTATGAACTTCCTGAACTAAGCAAGATTTACCAATGCCTGAATAACCAGAAACTAGCATCATTTCAGTAGTTCCAGCACTGACTCGGTCAAAGGCATCCATTAGGGTGGTTACTTCAGTTTCACGACCATACAGTTTTTGGGGGATGAGCAATTGCCCAGATTTATCTCGCTGACCTGGAAGGAAATCTTCAATTTTGCCATTTCTTTGCAATTGAACGAGGCATTCCTCTAAATCTACCTTTAATCCTTGGGCACTTTGATATCGATCTTCAGCGTTTTTAGCTAATAATTTCATTACAATTGCTGAAATTGACGCCGGGATTTTTGGATTGAGCTGGTCGGGAGAAATGGGTTGTTTAGCAATGTGAAAATGAACGAGTTCCAGCGGGTCATTAGAAGAGAAAGGTAAATTTCCCGTCAGCATTTGATAAAAGGTGACGCCTAAGGAGTAAAAGTCGGTACGGTAGTCAATCGACCGATTCATTCTCCCTGTTTGTTCGGGCGACATATAGGCAAGGGTGCCTTCTAGTAAAGTGGGATTACCTTGTGTCTGAGTTTCTCTGGAAAGACGCGATGAAATGCTAAAATCTGTTATTTTAACTTGACGAGTTTTTGAATTTATCAGGATATTGTGGGGTTTAATATCTTTATGAATAATCTGTTTTTGATGCAGGGCAGTAAGGGTATCTGCTAGCTGAATGGCAATCAGAAGAAACTGGTTTAAATCAGTTTTGAGGGGAGAATTGATAACTTTTTCAAGAGATTCTCCGTCAAAATATTCTAATACCAGCGCTAGACCGTTGTTATAGTTTTCTAATGCCAATGATTTGACAACCCCTTCTATATCCAAAGGCAGTAAAATTTTATATTCATGTCTCAATCGAGAAATTTCTTCGAGAGTGGGATATTCGGCTTTCAGGGCTTTTACAATCACAGAGGTTAGTTCAGCCTCTCTAGTACCTTGATAAATAACCGTTTTGGCTCCTTCATGAAGGGGCAAAGGGGAAAGCTGATAACCCGTTAGGTTGATGCTCATTTTCGGAAGTTTGATAAGTATAGTATTGGTGTGTGATGTTGATAGATGCTAGGAGAGGAGACTTGCTTCAAGGAGTTTATCTAGGATAAGTTGTCGCGAAATTGACACAGATTGAATTGATACCTTTTTTTCTATAAACTCCGAATTCAAAAATTGAATTTCATAGAGGTATGGGACTTCTTGGATTTTGGTTGTTGCATTTTATAAATTCCTCACAATTAGAGAATAAATTTGGAGGAAGTGCAAACCTATGCTGGATATGTAAAATGTAGCGATCGCTACCCCATTGCCGCAACGCGATCGCTTCAGTCCTAAGTCGCCTCCTGATTACCGTTGCCAGGGCTATCTGTCTGCTGATTGGCATAGGAGAAGGCACGGGAACATCATCTCATCTGTATTGAGAATGGCCTTAGTTTTAAGAAAATCTTTGATTCTAAATAAATCTATATATTATAAACATAAATCTTTATTAAAACGGTAGCGATCGCGCTTAGCGCCTCCTTCGCCTTTATAAAACTCCCCAATCGAGGAAGTGGTAGGAGCATCAGATAATTAAAAAAGCTTTTGGAAAGCAGGATATTAGTTTGGAGTCAGCCTCTAACGATGCAAAGAACTCGTCTCAACAATCTCTTTGATGTTGTCAGCCAACAGCTGAGGCGATGGTTTCGCAATCCCTGGCGACGCATATCGCTGGTGGTGATGAGCCTATTAGTGGGCGTGTTTCTAGGAACCGCTATTCCCACAACAGCAGGACAAACCGCTAACTGGGATGTGATTGCCGCTGGATTTTTGATTTTCTTCACCGAAACCGTGAATCGGTTCGTTTACGGCAGAAACCGGCGAGTTGTGCCAACAGGTGAAGGTGTTCCCAACCGCTTATTAGTGACAGAAATGTTGAATGCCCTGAAAATCGGTCTGACTTACAGCTTATTTATTGAAGCCTTTAAACTTGGTTCGTGATGGACTCTCTTCGCCAAATTTTTAACGATTGGATCGCTAGAAAAACGCCGACTTCAGCACAGTTGGAACATTTGGCAGCACAGGCGCTAGCCGATGACTTACGGGCGAAAGCTTTTGGCATCACACCCGCCAATGTGGAGGAAGTCATCCGCAAGCGATCGCATTTGTTCCTCTTAATCTATCCCCATCTTTCCTCAGTTCTTAGCCCGCAGTTCCTAGTCCTCAGTTTAGAAACGCTCTGGAACCTCTGGCTTCCCCTAGCCACAAAACTAGCGCAAGAGCGGCAACAGTTAGGACGCCCCCTCATCCAGGGAATTTTAGGGGGACAGGGAACTGGCAAAACGACTCTGGGAGCCGTCCTTACCTTAATTCTCAAACACCTAGGGAACTCGACACTCAGCCTGTCTCTGGATGACCTCTACAAAACCTATCGCGATCGCCTCGCCCTAAGAAAGCAAGACCCCCGCTTAATCTGGCGCGGGCCACCTGGAACCCACGATATTCAGTTGGGTTTAGACGTTTTGGACTGTCTGCGTCAGCCATCTGGGCAACCGATCCCAGTCCCTCGCTTTGATAAATCTGTCTGGGAAGGTGCCGGTGATAGGACGCAGCCAGAAATTGTCCAAGACATCGATATCGTCTTGTTTGAAGGCTGGTTTGTCGGCGTCCGTCCCATTGACCCCGCTACCTTTGACAACGCGCCACCGCCGATTCTAACCGCCGCTGAGCGAACGTTTGCCCGTGACATGAATGCCCGATTGCAGGACTATGTACCTTTATGGGAACGGTTAGATCGGTTGATGTTGCTATATCCCGTTGATTATCGTCTGTCTGTGCAGTGGCGACGGCAGGCAGAACACGACATGATTGCCGCTGGTAAATCTGGCATGACCGATTCAGAAATTGATGAATTTGTCAAGTATTTCTGGAAATCGCTCCACCCAGAGTTATTTATCAAACCGCTGACGAGAAATCCCCGGACGGTAGACTTGGTGGTTGAGATTAATCCTGACCACTCTCCCGGTGACGTTTATCGACCGAGCGATCGCACCGATTAAAACCAATAGCAGCCTAACAAGTAAACTCGCGGCTACTTCTGAAAAAATGTGGAGCAAGTGCTAAAACTGGAGATTCACATGAACAATGGATTCGAGCGGATAGAAGCAGACAATGTTTTGTGTGTCAATACAAATACTCAGAGACTTTTAATTAATCACTCCACTTTCCAAGTGGGTGAATTCATCAACCAGATGCAGGCTCAGGTAGGAGTGAGAGGTGAGCAAATAAAGTGGTTTAGTGAGGGTATAAATTGCAAGGTTCTAAGACCCGGTGCTAATTGGAAACAAGGAAAGGTTAGAGTAACTCTAGAATTTTGGCCTGATGAGCCGGAATCACCGCTAGAGGATATTCGTCAGCAACTCAAAGAAGATGATAGCTAATGGCTAATCTTTCCCCTTGGACGCCTCTCCATGCCCAATTGCATCGAATTTTACGCGATCGCCATCTCTTACCGCGAAACCAGCCGCTATTAGTTGCCGTCTCCGGAGGACAAGATTCCCTCTGTTTAATCAAATTACTGCTGGATTTGCAGCCAAAGTGGGGATGGCATCTGGGAATTGCTCACTGCGATCATCGCTGGCGTTCGGATTCCCAAGCAAATGCTAACCATGTGGAACAGTTGGCGAGAACCTGGAAAGTCCCCTTTTACCTAGAAACCGCCCCAGAAATGCCATCTATCACCTCTGAGGCAGCGGCGCGACAGTGGCGTTATCAAGCCTTGAGTGCGATCGCCCAAAACAATAACTTCCCCTACATTGTCACAGGCCACACCGCGAGCGATCGCGCCGAAACCCTCCTCTATAACCTGATGCGGGGCAGTGGTGCCGATGGATTACAAGCCCTAACTTGGCAGCGTCCACTGACTTCAACACTGCATCCAACACTGCAACTGGTGCGCCCTCTTCTAGAAGTCACCAGGGCACAAACCGCTCAATTTTGCCAAGAATTTCAGATTCCCGTTTGGGAAGATTCCACCAATCAAGACTTCAAGTATGCCCGTAACCGCATCCGCCAAGAGTTACTACCGTACTTACAAACTCACTTTAACCCCCAAGTTGAGCAAGCACTGGCAAAGACGGCAGAACTTTTACGGGCAGATGTGCAATATCTCGAAGAAGCCGCCCAGAAGCTGCTGCAACAAGCCTTAGAAAACGAAGACTCGCCCTCGCCACTCAGCCCTCAGCATGGGCAGGGAGACGCCGCCTCTAAAGCACTCAGCATTGACCAGAGACTTGACAAAAGACTGAATCGCCTCGTATTGCGTCAAGCCCCTCTAGCCCTGCAACGTCGCGTCATGCGGCACTTCCTCGCCTCAGTTCTACCCATCGCCCCCAGCTTCGAGCAAATCGAAAAATTGACTGCCTTAATTACAGCCCCCAACCGCTCTCAAACCGATCCGTTTCCTGGGGGCGCGATCGCACAAGTAGACGGCGCTTGGATTTCAATTAAAAATTAAAAATGCAAAATTAAAAATTAAGACTCACTCATTTTTAATTTTTGATTTTTAATTTTCAATTCTCATGCCGCATTCAACTAACCAGTGGTCAAACTGAGGACAACTTGCCGCATCTCAGTAATCGATTGCAGCTGATAGTCACCCGTTTCCTGAACCTGAGCCAACGTCCCCACGATTGCCTCTAACCTCTGCCGCATCTCATTCAGGCGATCCTGCATTGGCTGTAGCGTTTCCTGATAGGTATTAACCTTGCCCACGAGTTCCGCTGCCGCCGCCCTCATTTCCTGCAATTTCTGCTCTAGCTGTTTGATCTGATTGCGCTCTTGCTCCTGTTCGCCAGCTTGATGGTCAATCATGCCTTGAGCTTGCTGAATGCTCATCCGTATCTGCTCAATCTGGCTTTCCAGCTTTTGCACTTCCTCTGCCTGTTGCTGTCGTTGTCCCTCCAACTGAGTCAGAACTGGACCCAAGTCAATCTTTTGATTGTCCTGCGCTTCATTGTCCGGAATTCCTTGGCGTCGCCGCAGTACCCGCGAGTGTTGATTTAAAACTTCTTCTCGCTCCCGCAGAGAGATGCGTTGACCCACCAGCGTTTCATCTAGCATTTGGTAGCAATCCTGCTCCTCTGCCAGCTCATTTTCCAAACTAAGGCGGTCGTACTCGCTAGCTTGCTCGATCTTCGCCTGCAATTCCTCAACCATCTGGCGCTGCAAGGTCAACTCTTCTTCCTGATCGTTGACAAAGCGGACCACTTTTTCTAAATCTTGCTGAAGATTTTGCACGGTTTCTTGCAACTCGCCGAGCGGCATTTTCTCCAGCGCTTCCAGATCGACCTTTTGGCTAATCTTGACACTCGTTGAAGTCGTTGCCAGACGGTGAAGTTGCTCGTACAACTCCT
The Coleofasciculus sp. FACHB-1120 genome window above contains:
- a CDS encoding glycosyltransferase family 39 protein, producing MKFRVNRTVRSWWKSWEKHPSIAWSLSILWVLVVCLVAFVWNLGNIGLVDETEPLFAEAARQMTVTGDWITPYFNGETRFDKPPLVYWLMAIAYKLIGVNEWAVRLPSALSAIAVTGLGFYTLRYYGLPSPSAVTGQAREGTRRRQLWLSALLGAAAIALNPEMIVWGRTGVSDMLLTGCVGCALLSFFLGYVNTNQPALQTRWYLAFYVLVALAILTKGPVGIVLPVLIIGAFLLYLGKAQEVLREMFPIRGLALVLVLAVPWYVLVILRNGENYVNKFFGYHNLERFTGVVNHHWAPWYFYFLVVLLGFAPWSIYLPVAIARLRFWQCGKWRDSPRSTHLGLFALFWFAGIFGFFTVAVTKLPSYVLPLMPAAGILVALLFSDQLRTGVKGLRTEEEEVSTQELAVNQPEGEFPTQSSFLRPFFWSGVVNVVFLSVLAGAILYSPNFLGYDPAVPDLRQMVQRSGLTVRGGIIWGATAIWAGLLLLKRRRWRWLWSPNLIGFMAFIIFTITPAYFMMDQARQLPLRELSARIAQVQQPGEAILMIGFKKPSVVFYTQRPVNYFAKVASAMEYIEAIAATQAKPPSVLILTEPKYLEKSKLQPNQYQNLGASGAYQLIRLSKQIVASVQHRSSS